The Pyrodictium delaneyi genome contains a region encoding:
- a CDS encoding DUF2118 family protein, protein MSEQVEGCHKSPYLIPQLFIEGLDSDEFLVLRDSIAKRSMECPKDARCFGKAIYGVELDSIVDLVAKKCTRSFIVVLPPDYRRGLLVEAGSYVEPIPLEGMRVAVEVCEGSKVGIEDTIGFIATRKFEVRHIRSHVEGVIVYIYSSPESGPDRNIVLVAPREVVKEIEVQS, encoded by the coding sequence GTGTCGGAGCAGGTCGAGGGCTGTCACAAATCACCCTACCTTATTCCCCAATTATTTATAGAGGGCCTGGATTCTGACGAGTTCCTAGTATTAAGGGACAGTATAGCAAAACGTTCTATGGAGTGTCCAAAGGATGCTAGATGTTTTGGAAAGGCGATATATGGCGTGGAACTCGACAGTATAGTAGACCTTGTCGCCAAGAAATGTACAAGGAGCTTCATAGTGGTACTTCCGCCGGACTATCGGCGTGGACTCCTAGTAGAGGCTGGAAGCTACGTTGAGCCTATACCTCTAGAGGGAATGCGTGTAGCCGTAGAGGTGTGTGAGGGCAGCAAGGTCGGTATTGAGGATACTATAGGCTTTATAGCGACACGGAAGTTTGAGGTGCGTCATATTAGAAGCCATGTGGAAGGTGTTATAGTGTACATCTACTCTTCGCCTGAATCCGGGCCGGATAGGAACATAGTCTTGGTAGCGCCGCGGGAGGTGGTAAAGGAGATTGAAGTACAATCCTGA
- a CDS encoding polyprenyl synthetase family protein, translating into MTQLSERLRSYITRVAGLVDGYIYARVHGEPEELYNAALHLIRAGGKRLRPVIVVATTEALGEEAEKALPFAAAVELVHNFTLVHDDIMDRDDFRRGVPTVHKLWGEPLAITAGDLLYAKAFEALTDARDKGVPAERVAKAVRVLAQASSIVAEGQAMDMMFEEEEYVDVEDYLKMIYKKTGALFEASAVLGGLVATSDENILSSLASYGKSLGIAFQIRDDILGIAGEESELGKPIYSDIREGKKTLPILYALSKLEGDAREKLEKVLGNRDAGREELEEAAKLIKEAGGIEYAEELARRYVEQALAALKVLPENEYREMLEELARFAVSRTR; encoded by the coding sequence TTGACTCAGCTCTCCGAGAGGCTGCGCAGCTATATAACAAGAGTAGCAGGGCTCGTTGACGGCTACATTTATGCACGTGTCCATGGCGAGCCCGAAGAGCTATATAATGCTGCACTCCACCTTATAAGAGCTGGTGGTAAGAGACTACGCCCTGTCATTGTTGTAGCTACAACAGAAGCCCTAGGAGAGGAAGCCGAGAAGGCTCTCCCATTTGCAGCAGCTGTCGAGCTGGTTCACAACTTCACCCTAGTTCACGACGATATAATGGACCGTGACGATTTTCGTCGAGGCGTGCCGACAGTGCACAAGCTATGGGGCGAACCTCTAGCTATAACGGCTGGTGACTTGCTCTATGCCAAGGCGTTTGAGGCGTTAACAGACGCACGTGACAAGGGTGTACCAGCTGAGAGAGTAGCAAAAGCTGTACGTGTGTTAGCACAAGCGTCCTCTATCGTAGCCGAAGGTCAGGCAATGGATATGATGTTCGAGGAAGAAGAGTATGTAGACGTAGAGGATTACCTCAAGATGATATATAAAAAGACAGGAGCCCTCTTCGAAGCATCTGCGGTCCTTGGCGGCCTCGTAGCTACAAGTGACGAGAACATACTATCGTCGCTTGCAAGCTACGGTAAGAGTCTTGGCATAGCATTCCAGATACGTGACGACATACTGGGTATTGCAGGTGAAGAAAGTGAGCTAGGTAAGCCCATCTATAGCGACATAAGAGAGGGGAAAAAGACTCTGCCAATACTGTACGCTCTAAGCAAGCTCGAGGGTGATGCGCGCGAGAAGCTTGAAAAAGTGCTTGGAAACCGCGATGCAGGCCGCGAAGAACTTGAAGAGGCAGCCAAGCTCATAAAGGAGGCTGGTGGCATAGAGTATGCTGAGGAGCTGGCACGCCGGTATGTCGAACAAGCCCTAGCAGCGTTAAAGGTGCTTCCGGAGAACGAGTACAGGGAAATGCTTGAAGAGCTTGCGAGATTTGCGGTATCCCGTACGAGGTAG
- the fni gene encoding type 2 isopentenyl-diphosphate Delta-isomerase — MATTSPRKLDHIRITVDSRVDHDWTSALLDDVVLVYKALPETSLNDIDTSIEFLGKRLSAPIMVTGMTGGHAVAAEINCAIAKAVEELGLMMGVGSQRAAIENPNLAYTFSIVRKCAPSAVIVANIGAPQLVKGYGIKELTKAIEMIDADAVAIHLNAAQEAFQPEGDTDYVGVVDKIRELADVLGKPIIVKETGHGIGLEAATLLRAVGIKIIDVAGAGGTSWVKVEQYRARAKGDELLAAAASTFSGFGVPTAQAIVETRWAAPDACIIASGGIRSGLDVAKAIALGADVAGLALPVINAYVQGGGHAILNLLKRMIMELRIAMFLTGSKDLAELRSTNIILGQRLLSLMEARGISAELYLNGPRLLFKLGSGCSPTP; from the coding sequence ATGGCGACTACATCGCCTAGGAAGCTTGATCATATCAGAATAACCGTCGACAGTCGTGTAGACCATGATTGGACTTCAGCATTGCTCGATGATGTAGTGCTTGTATACAAAGCGCTTCCCGAGACGTCTCTCAACGATATCGACACAAGCATCGAGTTTCTTGGAAAGAGGCTGTCAGCGCCAATAATGGTTACCGGTATGACTGGTGGACATGCTGTTGCAGCTGAGATAAACTGTGCTATTGCTAAAGCTGTTGAAGAGCTAGGGCTTATGATGGGTGTTGGTAGTCAACGTGCAGCAATAGAGAATCCAAACCTAGCCTATACGTTCTCTATTGTGCGTAAATGTGCTCCTTCAGCAGTGATAGTTGCCAATATAGGTGCGCCACAATTAGTCAAAGGTTATGGCATTAAAGAGTTAACAAAGGCAATAGAAATGATTGATGCTGACGCTGTGGCAATACATCTTAATGCTGCACAGGAGGCTTTTCAGCCAGAAGGCGATACAGATTATGTTGGTGTGGTAGACAAGATAAGAGAACTAGCAGACGTACTGGGAAAGCCGATAATAGTCAAGGAGACCGGTCATGGCATAGGTCTAGAGGCGGCTACTCTGCTAAGGGCAGTGGGTATAAAAATCATAGACGTAGCGGGTGCCGGTGGTACGAGCTGGGTAAAAGTAGAACAGTACAGAGCTCGAGCAAAAGGCGACGAATTACTAGCCGCTGCAGCGTCAACATTCTCTGGTTTTGGAGTGCCAACTGCACAAGCCATTGTTGAGACTAGATGGGCTGCGCCAGATGCTTGTATAATAGCCAGTGGTGGCATAAGATCGGGTCTTGATGTCGCCAAGGCCATAGCTCTCGGGGCGGATGTTGCAGGGCTAGCCTTACCCGTCATAAATGCATATGTGCAGGGAGGTGGACACGCGATCCTAAACCTCCTTAAGAGGATGATAATGGAGCTCAGGATAGCAATGTTTCTAACTGGTTCAAAGGATCTTGCAGAGTTGCGGAGCACCAACATAATACTAGGCCAGCGGTTGCTAAGCCTCATGGAAGCACGGGGGATTAGCGCTGAGTTATACCTTAATGGCCCCCGGTTGTTATTCAAGCTCGGTAGTGGCTGCTCGCCTACCCCGTAG